One Fusarium oxysporum f. sp. lycopersici 4287 chromosome 8, whole genome shotgun sequence genomic region harbors:
- a CDS encoding AP endonuclease 2, giving the protein MIRHHRNPFGYQPWREKRTFQAMFEILEADIVVMQETKIQRKDLQDDMVLVPGWDVFFSLPKHKKGYSGVAIYTRNSKCAPIRAEEGVTGILTAPKSTTRYRDLPEDQQIGGYPRPDQLDGIIDEATLDSEGRCVILEFPGFVLFGVYSPATRDETRDDFRTGFFQALEVRIRNLVAAGKQVILTGDLNVVRSELDSTNVSETLRKEGIDLSDWMNAPVRRIFNQLIFEGSVLGERDQGREKPVLWDLCRCFHPERVGMNTCWDTKRNTRPANNGSRIDYVLCSDGIKSWFNYSNIQEGLMGSDHCPVFANLSDKVTVGDKECALLEMMNPPGMFNGDERLRDWSPKDHLPLSSKLIPEFDRRQSIRDMFTKKAAPPREPTRTDTPAEPLKNGNSSASGSLDKAEEASGSPINASSTPRLGETINSTKLSASQPSSKRPGTAADTTSRPFKKTKSFTGANDTKSKVAQGQRTLQGFFKPKAPAAQNGKAELVAANSTPSTTKKPAGSGKAPASAQRLSNTPQATPTEKSSPTVPLRGKDPDPPDRVFDPIEAKESWSKLLGKRVAPRCEHDEPCISFTTKKPGVNCGRMFYICPRPLGPSGEKERNSEWRCSTFIWSSDWTGS; this is encoded by the exons ATGATTCGTCATCATAGAAATCCCTTCGGTTATCAACCTtggagagaaaagagaaccTTTCAA GCTATGTTCGAGATTCTTGAAGCAGACATTGTTGTTATGCAAGAGACCAAGATCCAGCGAAAGGACCTTCAAGATGACATGGTTCTTGTTCCCGGCTGGgatgtcttcttcagcttaccgaagcacaagaaag GATACTCTGGCGTCGCTATCTACACACGCAACTCAAAATGTGCGCCTATacgagcagaagaaggcgtCACCGGCATCTTGACAGCTCCCAAGTCTACAACCAGATATCGCGACCTCCCTGAAGACCAGCAAATTGGTGGCTACCCCCGGCCCGATCAACTTGACGGCATCATCGACGAGGCGACTCTTGACTCTGAAGGCCGCTGTGTCATTCTCGAGTTTCCAGGTTTTGTGCTCTTTGGAGTTTACAGCCCTGCAACCCGAGATGAGACTCGTGATGACTTTCGCACTGGTTTCTTCCAAGCACTGGAAGTGAGAATACGGAACTTGGTCGCCGCAGGCAAGCAGGTCATCCTCACCGGTGACTTGAATGTCGTTCGCTCCGAGCTTGACTCAACCAATGTTTCAGAGACACTACGCAAGGAAGGGATTGATCTCAGCGACTGGATGAACGCACCTGTGCGGCGCATCTTCAACCAACTCATATTTGAGGGAAGTGTGCTAGGCGAAAGAGACCAAGGCCGTGAAAAGCCTGTTCTCTGGGACCTCTGTCGTTGCTTTCACCCGGAGCGAGTGGGGATGAACACATGTTGGGATACCAAGCGGAACACACGACCTGCAAACAACGGCAGCCGGATTGACTACGTCTTGTGCAGCGATGGCATCAAGAGCTGGTTCAACTACTCCAATATTCAGGAGGGTTTGATGGGATCTGACCATTGCCCGGTCTTTGCGAACTTGTCGGACAAAGTGACGGTGGGCGACAAAGAGTGTGCGTTGCTCGAGATGATGAACCCCCCGGGTATGTTCAACGGGGACGAGCGTCTTCGAGACTGGAGCCCAAAGGATCATCTTCCTTTGTCTTCAAAGCTGATACCAGAATTTGACCGCCGGCAGAGCATCCGCGATATGTTCACAAAGAAAGCCGCCCCTCCACGAGAGCCGACGAGGACAGACACACCTGCAGAACCCTTGAAGAACGGAAATAGTAGCGCCTCAGGGTCACTCGacaaagcagaagaagcttcaggGTCACCGATCAACGCCTCCTCCACACCGAGGCTGGGCGAGACTATCAACTCAACTAAGCTTTCAGCGTCTCAGCCTAGCTCCAAAAGACCTGGAACCGCCGCTGACACGACGAGTCGACCGttcaagaagaccaagtcTTTTACAGGCGCCAACGacaccaagagcaaggtGGCGCAGGGCCAACGAACATTACAGGGATTCTTCAAGCCAAAAGCTCCCGCGGCTCAAAATGGTAAGGCAGAGCTAGTAGCGGCAAATTCGACGCCATCTACAACAAAGAAACCTGCAGGATCAGGAAAAGCGCCAGCAAGCGCGCAGAGACTATCGAATACCCCGCAGGCTACACCTACAGAAAAGTCATCACCAACCGTCCCTCTACGCGGCAAGGATCCCGACCCCCCTGACAGGGTGTTTGACCCGATCGAGGCCAAGGAGTCGTGGTCCAAGCTGCTGGGTAAGAGGGTTGCACCAAGATGTGAACACGACGAACCCTGCATCagcttcaccaccaagaagCCCGGAGTCAACTGTG GTCGAATGTTCTACATCTGTCCGCGACCGCTAGGACCATCgggagagaaggagagaaacTCGGAGTGGCGCTGCAGTACATTCATATGGAGCAGTGATTGGACTGGCTCATGA
- a CDS encoding hypothetical protein (At least one base has a quality score < 10) produces MDSSFSFSPLWEDPAIIYKPEKALDALHANILSIILRKIDLPKEGEKFYPKDVLRSVFFVINQVMTDLSIDNELLNGIRATHIRLARYGSPLNIIDAALVRWYTGAVVVLYSHQSVRSPTGMPRHWIPGYRSNHPIANLGFMTILRGFEEWAHPKHPKLQAASLISKVALAILYATYTIGPHLEGFAFNHLSHMPISKSRELFLRVFVSISGNVYNDDEVFTTPPAFEFGAAQGNVRICQQGKKLLVRSLSEQFYREAPDWHPYRRVPGSPWNNFIRNTELPVFSTNENPTPHAKTKYILPYNAMVLAGQFKAKYNLVRAFLRHPPNQLPELSEEVKTLQLKWFAQHSGRGYANIAPDMHTAESLVSVGNDFLYHTPAIQKPRADPSGFLTLPFMSTAVYAIERHRDPAETPVQGLLVLTFNQELPDEVAN; encoded by the exons ATGGACAGCTCGTTCAGCTTCAGCCCTTTATGGGAAGATCCAGCGATTATCTACAAGCCCGAAAAGGCTCTCGACGCCCTCCATGCCAAtatcctcagcatcatcctgaGAAAAATCGACTTGCCCAAAGAGGGGGAGAAATTCTATCCAAAGG ATGTTCTTCGCTCTGtgttcttcgtcatcaacCAAGTGATGACCGACCTATCCATCGATAATGAGCTCCTCAACGGAATCCGAGCTACTCATATCAGATTGGCCAGGTATGGCTCGCCGCTCAACATCATTGATGCCGCCCTTGTGAGATGGTATACCGGAGCTGTCGTTGTCCTCTACTCCCATCAGTCTGTTCGCTCTCCAACTGGCATGCCTCGTCATTGGATCCCAGGCTACCGGAGCAATCACCCAATCGCCAACTTAGGCTTTATGACCATTCTTAGAGGCTTCGAGGAGTGGGCTCACCCTAAACACCCCAAACTTCAGGCTGCCTCCCTGATTTCGAAGGTCGCCCTCGCGATTCTGTATGCTACTTACACTATCGGGCCTCATCTCGAAGGATTCGCGTTCAACCACCTTAGCCACATGCCCATCTCTAAGTCGCGAGAGCTCTTTCTGAGGGTCTTTGTCTCCATTTCCGGCAACGTATACAATGACGACGAGGTCTTCACGACGCCCCCGGCCTTCGAATTCGGCGCGGCTCAGGGCAACGTCCGGATCTGTCAGCAAGGGAAGAAGCTCCTCGTCAGATCCCTAAGTGAACAATTCTACCGCGAAGCCCCTGACTGGCATCCGTATCGACGAGTACCCGGGTCCCCATGGAACAACTTCATCAGAAACACGGAGCTGCCTGTCTTTTCAACCAACGAAAATCCTACGCCTCACGCGAAGACCAAGTACATTCTGCCTTACAACGCGATGGTTCTCGCCGGGCAGTTCAAGGCAAAGTACAATCTGGTCCGCGCTTTTCTTCGGCACCCACCAAACCAACTTCCTGAGCTCTCCGAGGAGGTAAAAACCTTGCAGCTCAAGTGGTTTGCTCAACATTCCGGGCGAGGATACGCCAACATCGCCCCTGATATGCACACAGCTGAGTCTCTCGTTAGCGTTGGGAACGACTTCCTCTACCATACTCCTGCAATTCAAAAGCCCCGTGCAGACCCGAGTGGATTTCTGACTCTGCCTTTCATGTCAACTGCGGTTTATGCAATCGAGCGTCACCGGGATCCCGCAGAGACTCCTGTTCAAGGCCTTTTGGTATTGACCTTCAATCAAGAGCTGCCGGATGAAGTGGCCAATTAA
- a CDS encoding cytochrome c oxidase subunit 6a, giving the protein MSAVRFTRAATRATAQLRAPLQRRFASTTENEFIKERQHIKEHAVGTTELWKKISLYGVAPCLIAAGANAYWLWNEHWEHWNHMPPLEERTEYPYQNIRTKNYQWGNGDKTLFWNDEVNYHNKDKAS; this is encoded by the exons ATGTCCGCCGTACGATTCACCCGCGCTGCCACGCGCGCCACTGCGCAGCTCCGCGCTCCCCTCCAGCGCCGATTTGCCAGCACCACCGAGAACGAGTTCATCAAGGAGCGTCAGCACATCAAGGAGCACGCTGTCGGTACCACTG AGCTGTGGAAGAAGATCTCCCTCTA TGGTGTCGCCCCCTGCCTTATCGCCGCCGGTGCCAACGCCTACTGGCTTTGGAACGAGCATTGGGAGCACTGGAACCACATGCCTCCTCTGGAGGAGCGCACCGAGTACCCTTACCAGAACATCCGCACCAAGAACTACCAGTGGGGTAACGGTGATAAG ACTCTCTT CTGGAACGACGAGGTCAACTACCacaacaaggacaaggcttCCTAA
- a CDS encoding mating-type protein MAT-1 produces the protein MEVLINAAKDEQKVAALNDVSKIATMRAVSQTSPNRLAEALSSPHMLKEMLDLFGHEYLPVFEGEIKPHGPLGTSDSRAKRPLNAFMAFRTYYLKLFPDTQQKNASGFLTQLWGGDPHRNKWALIAKVYSFLRDQLGKGPVNLSAFLGIACPLMNMVEPSIYIEVLGWEQTAPQGIVTFQQNTDIMKANLARLFNVHPTTEIDLLTSILSAGYFTDFSQVLLMRMWACQNGIMTTTSATAGNNVATTQPLYESVPTTAEKVSFINAVRESRNLAAHDLFGPEYDAAFFGNRFVHSWEVQDLTSFQNVQISVADSPMESNTLYNFRMPSQCLPQVSEFDLYDVIDTSIIDISSAWSIDQYLHEKQSKMQQQCKYFLFRNSDCS, from the exons ATGGAAGTTCTGATCAACGCTGCCAAGGATGAGCAAAAGGTCGCGGCCTTGAACGACGTGTCCAAGATCGCAACCATGCGTGCAGTCTCGCAAACTTCTCCAAACCGGTTGGCCGAGGCTCTATCGTCTCCTCACATGTTGAAGGAAATGCTTGATCTGTTCGGTCATGAGTATCTTCCTGTCTTCGAAGGCGAAATCAAACCCCATGGCCCTCTAGGTACCTCGGATTCGAGGGCTAAGCGCCCTCTTAACGCCTTCATGGCCTTTCGCA CCTACTATTTGAAGCTGTTCCCCGATACCCAGCAGAAGAATGCCTCCGGTTTCCTGACCCAGCTCTGGGGCGGCGACCCTCACCGAAACAAATGGGCCCTGATTGCTAAAGTCTATTCCTTTCTTCGCGATCAACTCGGCAAGGGTCCTGTTAACTTGTCCGCCTTCCTTGGTATCGCTTGCCCTTTGATGAACATGGTTGAACCCTCCATCTACATCGAGGTCCTTGGCTGGGAGCAAACTGCTCCTCAAGGTATCGTGACATTTCAGCAAAACACTGATATCATGAAGGCGAACCTGGCACGCCTTTTCAATGTCCACCCTACCACCGAGATCGATCTTCTCACCAGTATCCTGTCAGCTGGCTACTTTACGGATTTCTCTCAGGTTCTCCTGATGCGCATGTGGGCTTGCCAGAATGGCATCATGACCACTACAAGTGCTACCGCTGGCAACAATGTCGCCACTACTCAACCGCTCTACGAGTCTGTTCCAACGACAGCCGAGAAAGTCAGTTTCATCAACGCAGTTCGCGAGAGCCGCAACCTTGCTGCTCACGATCTTTTTGGTCCCGAATACGACGCCGCCTTTTTCGGAAATCGTTTCGTTCATTCCTGGGAAGTGCAGGATCTCACTTCTTTCCAGAATGTTCAGATTTCTGTGGCGGACTCGCCTATGGAGAGCAACACTCTCTACAACTTCCGCATGCCTTCGCAGTGCCTCCCCCAGGTTTCTGAGTTCGACCTCTACGATGTCATCGACACAAGCATCATTGACATCTCCAGCGCCTGGTCTATTGACCAGTACCTACATGAGAAGCAATCCAAGATGCAGCAGCAGTGTAAGTACTTCCTGTTCAGAAACTCCGATTGTTCCTGA
- a CDS encoding AP endonuclease 2: MFEILEADIVVMQETKIQRKDLQDDMVLVPGWDVFFSLPKHKKGYSGVAIYTRNSKCAPIRAEEGVTGILTAPKSTTRYRDLPEDQQIGGYPRPDQLDGIIDEATLDSEGRCVILEFPGFVLFGVYSPATRDETRDDFRTGFFQALEVRIRNLVAAGKQVILTGDLNVVRSELDSTNVSETLRKEGIDLSDWMNAPVRRIFNQLIFEGSVLGERDQGREKPVLWDLCRCFHPERVGMNTCWDTKRNTRPANNGSRIDYVLCSDGIKSWFNYSNIQEGLMGSDHCPVFANLSDKVTVGDKECALLEMMNPPGMFNGDERLRDWSPKDHLPLSSKLIPEFDRRQSIRDMFTKKAAPPREPTRTDTPAEPLKNGNSSASGSLDKAEEASGSPINASSTPRLGETINSTKLSASQPSSKRPGTAADTTSRPFKKTKSFTGANDTKSKVAQGQRTLQGFFKPKAPAAQNGKAELVAANSTPSTTKKPAGSGKAPASAQRLSNTPQATPTEKSSPTVPLRGKDPDPPDRVFDPIEAKESWSKLLGKRVAPRCEHDEPCISFTTKKPGVNCGRMFYICPRPLGPSGEKERNSEWRCSTFIWSSDWTGS; encoded by the exons ATGTTCGAGATTCTTGAAGCAGACATTGTTGTTATGCAAGAGACCAAGATCCAGCGAAAGGACCTTCAAGATGACATGGTTCTTGTTCCCGGCTGGgatgtcttcttcagcttaccgaagcacaagaaag GATACTCTGGCGTCGCTATCTACACACGCAACTCAAAATGTGCGCCTATacgagcagaagaaggcgtCACCGGCATCTTGACAGCTCCCAAGTCTACAACCAGATATCGCGACCTCCCTGAAGACCAGCAAATTGGTGGCTACCCCCGGCCCGATCAACTTGACGGCATCATCGACGAGGCGACTCTTGACTCTGAAGGCCGCTGTGTCATTCTCGAGTTTCCAGGTTTTGTGCTCTTTGGAGTTTACAGCCCTGCAACCCGAGATGAGACTCGTGATGACTTTCGCACTGGTTTCTTCCAAGCACTGGAAGTGAGAATACGGAACTTGGTCGCCGCAGGCAAGCAGGTCATCCTCACCGGTGACTTGAATGTCGTTCGCTCCGAGCTTGACTCAACCAATGTTTCAGAGACACTACGCAAGGAAGGGATTGATCTCAGCGACTGGATGAACGCACCTGTGCGGCGCATCTTCAACCAACTCATATTTGAGGGAAGTGTGCTAGGCGAAAGAGACCAAGGCCGTGAAAAGCCTGTTCTCTGGGACCTCTGTCGTTGCTTTCACCCGGAGCGAGTGGGGATGAACACATGTTGGGATACCAAGCGGAACACACGACCTGCAAACAACGGCAGCCGGATTGACTACGTCTTGTGCAGCGATGGCATCAAGAGCTGGTTCAACTACTCCAATATTCAGGAGGGTTTGATGGGATCTGACCATTGCCCGGTCTTTGCGAACTTGTCGGACAAAGTGACGGTGGGCGACAAAGAGTGTGCGTTGCTCGAGATGATGAACCCCCCGGGTATGTTCAACGGGGACGAGCGTCTTCGAGACTGGAGCCCAAAGGATCATCTTCCTTTGTCTTCAAAGCTGATACCAGAATTTGACCGCCGGCAGAGCATCCGCGATATGTTCACAAAGAAAGCCGCCCCTCCACGAGAGCCGACGAGGACAGACACACCTGCAGAACCCTTGAAGAACGGAAATAGTAGCGCCTCAGGGTCACTCGacaaagcagaagaagcttcaggGTCACCGATCAACGCCTCCTCCACACCGAGGCTGGGCGAGACTATCAACTCAACTAAGCTTTCAGCGTCTCAGCCTAGCTCCAAAAGACCTGGAACCGCCGCTGACACGACGAGTCGACCGttcaagaagaccaagtcTTTTACAGGCGCCAACGacaccaagagcaaggtGGCGCAGGGCCAACGAACATTACAGGGATTCTTCAAGCCAAAAGCTCCCGCGGCTCAAAATGGTAAGGCAGAGCTAGTAGCGGCAAATTCGACGCCATCTACAACAAAGAAACCTGCAGGATCAGGAAAAGCGCCAGCAAGCGCGCAGAGACTATCGAATACCCCGCAGGCTACACCTACAGAAAAGTCATCACCAACCGTCCCTCTACGCGGCAAGGATCCCGACCCCCCTGACAGGGTGTTTGACCCGATCGAGGCCAAGGAGTCGTGGTCCAAGCTGCTGGGTAAGAGGGTTGCACCAAGATGTGAACACGACGAACCCTGCATCagcttcaccaccaagaagCCCGGAGTCAACTGTG GTCGAATGTTCTACATCTGTCCGCGACCGCTAGGACCATCgggagagaaggagagaaacTCGGAGTGGCGCTGCAGTACATTCATATGGAGCAGTGATTGGACTGGCTCATGA
- a CDS encoding cytochrome c oxidase subunit 6a, with the protein MSAVRFTRAATRATAQLRAPLQRRFASTTENEFIKERQHIKEHAVGTTELWKKISLYGVAPCLIAAGANAYWLWNEHWEHWNHMPPLEERTEYPYQNIRTKNYQWGNGDKTLL; encoded by the exons ATGTCCGCCGTACGATTCACCCGCGCTGCCACGCGCGCCACTGCGCAGCTCCGCGCTCCCCTCCAGCGCCGATTTGCCAGCACCACCGAGAACGAGTTCATCAAGGAGCGTCAGCACATCAAGGAGCACGCTGTCGGTACCACTG AGCTGTGGAAGAAGATCTCCCTCTA TGGTGTCGCCCCCTGCCTTATCGCCGCCGGTGCCAACGCCTACTGGCTTTGGAACGAGCATTGGGAGCACTGGAACCACATGCCTCCTCTGGAGGAGCGCACCGAGTACCCTTACCAGAACATCCGCACCAAGAACTACCAGTGGGGTAACGGTGATAAG ACTCTCTTGTAA
- a CDS encoding AP endonuclease 2 — protein MTFRITTWNVNGIRNPFGYQPWREKRTFQAMFEILEADIVVMQETKIQRKDLQDDMVLVPGWDVFFSLPKHKKGYSGVAIYTRNSKCAPIRAEEGVTGILTAPKSTTRYRDLPEDQQIGGYPRPDQLDGIIDEATLDSEGRCVILEFPGFVLFGVYSPATRDETRDDFRTGFFQALEVRIRNLVAAGKQVILTGDLNVVRSELDSTNVSETLRKEGIDLSDWMNAPVRRIFNQLIFEGSVLGERDQGREKPVLWDLCRCFHPERVGMNTCWDTKRNTRPANNGSRIDYVLCSDGIKSWFNYSNIQEGLMGSDHCPVFANLSDKVTVGDKECALLEMMNPPGMFNGDERLRDWSPKDHLPLSSKLIPEFDRRQSIRDMFTKKAAPPREPTRTDTPAEPLKNGNSSASGSLDKAEEASGSPINASSTPRLGETINSTKLSASQPSSKRPGTAADTTSRPFKKTKSFTGANDTKSKVAQGQRTLQGFFKPKAPAAQNGKAELVAANSTPSTTKKPAGSGKAPASAQRLSNTPQATPTEKSSPTVPLRGKDPDPPDRVFDPIEAKESWSKLLGKRVAPRCEHDEPCISFTTKKPGVNCGRMFYICPRPLGPSGEKERNSEWRCSTFIWSSDWTGS, from the exons ATGACGTTTCGGATAACCACCTGGAATG TCAATGGCATCCG AAATCCCTTCGGTTATCAACCTtggagagaaaagagaaccTTTCAA GCTATGTTCGAGATTCTTGAAGCAGACATTGTTGTTATGCAAGAGACCAAGATCCAGCGAAAGGACCTTCAAGATGACATGGTTCTTGTTCCCGGCTGGgatgtcttcttcagcttaccgaagcacaagaaag GATACTCTGGCGTCGCTATCTACACACGCAACTCAAAATGTGCGCCTATacgagcagaagaaggcgtCACCGGCATCTTGACAGCTCCCAAGTCTACAACCAGATATCGCGACCTCCCTGAAGACCAGCAAATTGGTGGCTACCCCCGGCCCGATCAACTTGACGGCATCATCGACGAGGCGACTCTTGACTCTGAAGGCCGCTGTGTCATTCTCGAGTTTCCAGGTTTTGTGCTCTTTGGAGTTTACAGCCCTGCAACCCGAGATGAGACTCGTGATGACTTTCGCACTGGTTTCTTCCAAGCACTGGAAGTGAGAATACGGAACTTGGTCGCCGCAGGCAAGCAGGTCATCCTCACCGGTGACTTGAATGTCGTTCGCTCCGAGCTTGACTCAACCAATGTTTCAGAGACACTACGCAAGGAAGGGATTGATCTCAGCGACTGGATGAACGCACCTGTGCGGCGCATCTTCAACCAACTCATATTTGAGGGAAGTGTGCTAGGCGAAAGAGACCAAGGCCGTGAAAAGCCTGTTCTCTGGGACCTCTGTCGTTGCTTTCACCCGGAGCGAGTGGGGATGAACACATGTTGGGATACCAAGCGGAACACACGACCTGCAAACAACGGCAGCCGGATTGACTACGTCTTGTGCAGCGATGGCATCAAGAGCTGGTTCAACTACTCCAATATTCAGGAGGGTTTGATGGGATCTGACCATTGCCCGGTCTTTGCGAACTTGTCGGACAAAGTGACGGTGGGCGACAAAGAGTGTGCGTTGCTCGAGATGATGAACCCCCCGGGTATGTTCAACGGGGACGAGCGTCTTCGAGACTGGAGCCCAAAGGATCATCTTCCTTTGTCTTCAAAGCTGATACCAGAATTTGACCGCCGGCAGAGCATCCGCGATATGTTCACAAAGAAAGCCGCCCCTCCACGAGAGCCGACGAGGACAGACACACCTGCAGAACCCTTGAAGAACGGAAATAGTAGCGCCTCAGGGTCACTCGacaaagcagaagaagcttcaggGTCACCGATCAACGCCTCCTCCACACCGAGGCTGGGCGAGACTATCAACTCAACTAAGCTTTCAGCGTCTCAGCCTAGCTCCAAAAGACCTGGAACCGCCGCTGACACGACGAGTCGACCGttcaagaagaccaagtcTTTTACAGGCGCCAACGacaccaagagcaaggtGGCGCAGGGCCAACGAACATTACAGGGATTCTTCAAGCCAAAAGCTCCCGCGGCTCAAAATGGTAAGGCAGAGCTAGTAGCGGCAAATTCGACGCCATCTACAACAAAGAAACCTGCAGGATCAGGAAAAGCGCCAGCAAGCGCGCAGAGACTATCGAATACCCCGCAGGCTACACCTACAGAAAAGTCATCACCAACCGTCCCTCTACGCGGCAAGGATCCCGACCCCCCTGACAGGGTGTTTGACCCGATCGAGGCCAAGGAGTCGTGGTCCAAGCTGCTGGGTAAGAGGGTTGCACCAAGATGTGAACACGACGAACCCTGCATCagcttcaccaccaagaagCCCGGAGTCAACTGTG GTCGAATGTTCTACATCTGTCCGCGACCGCTAGGACCATCgggagagaaggagagaaacTCGGAGTGGCGCTGCAGTACATTCATATGGAGCAGTGATTGGACTGGCTCATGA